The Desulfovulcanus ferrireducens genome includes a region encoding these proteins:
- a CDS encoding Fur family transcriptional regulator — MNNKIEMNYEVQGILHGAGLEPTHHRVMVLSFIVNKRRPVTAQEILQGLITQTSINKVTLYRILDLLVEKKIVYRHSAGDRSFRYCFASVENKDGHCHFYCKECGQMQCISMHKLPLAINEAYKDLPVRIEDIEIRFDGVCQDCLQTS; from the coding sequence ATGAATAATAAAATAGAAATGAACTATGAAGTGCAAGGCATTTTACATGGTGCCGGACTTGAGCCAACCCATCATCGGGTTATGGTTTTGTCTTTTATTGTCAATAAAAGACGTCCTGTAACTGCTCAGGAAATCCTTCAAGGACTTATTACTCAGACCTCGATAAACAAGGTAACATTGTACCGAATTTTAGACTTACTGGTGGAGAAAAAAATTGTTTATAGACATAGTGCAGGAGACAGGTCGTTTAGATATTGTTTTGCATCGGTAGAAAATAAAGATGGGCACTGCCATTTTTATTGCAAAGAATGTGGGCAGATGCAGTGCATTTCAATGCATAAACTACCATTAGCTATAAACGAAGCGTACAAAGATTTGCCTGTCCGCATAGAAGATATTGAAATTCGTTTCGACGGCGTGTGTCAGGATTGTTTGCAAACAAGTTAA